In the Ipomoea triloba cultivar NCNSP0323 chromosome 6, ASM357664v1 genome, one interval contains:
- the LOC116022936 gene encoding oligopeptide transporter 4-like — MGTVELVEAPKIHDGEINEDEVSPIEQVRLTVPNTDDPTLPVWTFRMWVLGVLSCVLLSFLNQFFAYRKEPLTITQITVQVATLPIGRFMAATLPATKFRIPGFGSREFSLNPGPFNMKEHVLISIFGNAGFAFGDGTAYGVGIVTIIIAFYQRKISLFTGWLLVLTTQVLGYGWAGLLRKYVVEPAQMWWPSTLVQISLFRTLHEKENEDEDEDDGKRYMSRAKFFVIALTCSFCWYLFPGYLFQTLQSISWVCWAFPKSVTAQQIGSGMNGLGLGAFTLDWATIASFLFSPLISPFFAIANIFVGYVSVMYVVIPICYWGFNVFNAKNFPIYSSDLFTAQGQEYNIAAIVNDQFELDKAQYAKEGRIHLSIMFSILTYGFGFATIASTISHVALFYGRGIYDQYRAASKEKMDIHTRLMRKYKDIPSWWFYTLLLVTIIVSLALCIFMKNEVQMPYWGLLLACVIAFTFTLPISIITATTNITPGLNIITEYIMGVIYPGRPIANVCFKTYGYMSMSQAISFLSDFKLGHYMKIPPRSMFLVQFFGTIIAATTNIIVAWWLLHSVDHICHQDKFSNSPWTCPGDHVFFDASVIWGLVGPKRIFGSLGNYSSLNWFFLGGILGPFLVWLLHKAFPSQTWITLINLPVLLGATSQIPPATALNYNSWILVGTIFNFFVFRYRKKWWQRYNYILSAALDAGVAFMAVFLYFTVGLENKNVSWWGTTDYEHCNLATCPTAKGISIDGCPIF, encoded by the exons ATGGGTACAGTGGAATTAGTAGAGGCTCCGAAAATCCATGACGGAGAGATAAACGAAGACGAGGTTTCTCCGATCGAGCAAGTCCGGCTAACCGTACCCAACACCGACGACCCGACCCTTCCCGTATGGACCTTCAGAATGTGGGTCCTGGGAGTGCTCTCCTGTGTGCTCCTCTCCTTCCTCAACCAATTCTTTGCTTACAGGAAGGAGCCACTCACCATCACCCAGATCACCGTACAGGTGGCAACTCTCCCCATCGGACGGTTCATGGCCGCCACGCTTCCCGCCACCAAGTTCCGGATTCCCGGGTTCGGGTCCCGCGAATTCTCGCTTAACCCGGGGCCGTTTAACATGAAGGAGCACGTGCTTATCAGCATATTTGGGAACGCCGGGTTTGCGTTTGGAGATGGAACCGCTTATGGCGTTGGGATTGTGACCATTATAATCGCATTTTATCAGAGGAAAATCTCTTTGTTTACTGGTTGGCTCCTTGTTCTTACCACACAG GTACTTGGATATGGCTGGGCTGGACTTCTAAGAAAATACGTAGTTGAGCCGGCTCAGATGTGGTGGCCAAGCACCCTCGTCCAAATCTCACTATTCCG GACTCTCCATGAAAAGGAAAACGAAGACGAAGACGAAGACGACGGCAAGCGGTACATGTCCCGAGCGAAATTCTTCGTGATCGCACTAACTTGTAGCTTTTGCTGGTACTTGTTCCCTGGCTACCTCTTCCAGACTCTTCAGAGCATTTCCTGGGTGTGCTGGGCGTTTCCCAAATCCGTGACGGCACAGCAGATTGGTTCCGGCATGAATGGCCTTGGACTCGGAGCTTTCACGCTAGATTGGGCCACAATTGCCTCGTTTCTGTTCAGTCCTCTCATAAGTCCATTCTTCGCCATCGCAAACATCTTTGTCGGCTATGTGAGTGTTATGTATGTGGTGATACCTATATGTTACTGGGGATTCAATGTCTTCAATGCCAAAAACTTTCCGATCTATTCGTCAGACCTGTTCACTGCACAGGGGCAAGAGTATAACATAGCCGCCATTGTCAATGATCAATTTGAGCTGGATAAAGCTCAATATGCCAAGGAAGGGAGAATCCACTTGAGCATAATGTTTAGTATTCTaacttatgggtttggatttgCCACAATTGCATCTACAATTTCCCATGTTGCTTTATTCTATGGAAG AGGAATTTATGATCAATATCGAGCTGCTTCTAAGGAAAAGATGGATATACATACAAGATTGATGAGGAAGTACAAAGATATACCTTCTTGGTGGTTTTACACACTTCTTCTAGTGACAATTATTGTGTCACTGGCACTATGCATCTTCATGAAAAATGAGGTCCAGATGCCATACTGGGGACTGTTGCTTGCATGTGTCATTGCTTTCACCTTTACCCTGCCCATCAGTATCATCACAGCCACCACAAACATT ACCCCAGGACTAAATATCATAACGGAATACATTATGGGTGTAATCTATCCTGGGAGACCTATAGCCAATGTTTGCTTCAAGACGTATGGTTACATGAGCATGTCTCAAGCTATTTCTTTCCTTAGCGATTTCAAGCTGGGTCATTACATGAAGATTCCTCCAAGGTCTATGTTCTTGGTTCAG TTCTTTGGAACCATCATTGCTGCAACAACCAATATAATTGTTGCCTGGTGGCTCTTACATTCTGTAGACCACATATGTCATCAGGATAAGTTTTCCAATAGTCCCTGGACCTGTCCGGGCGACCATGTCTTCTTTGATGCCTCTGTTATCTGGGGACTGGTTGGTCCGAAAAGGATTTTTGGCTCTCTTGGAAATTACTCTTCGCTCAACTGGTTCTTTCTTGGAGGAATATTGGGTCCGTTTCTGGTATGGCTCCTCCACAAGGCATTCCCGTCACAAACCTGGATTACCCTCATCAACCTCCCTGTTCTTCTTGGCGCAACTTCTCAGATCCCGCCGGCAACTGCCTTGAACTACAATTCTTGGATTTTGGTCGGAACGATCTTCAACTTCTTTGTTTTTAGGTACCGAAAAAAATGGTGGCAGAGGTATAATTATATCCTCTCGGCGGCGTTGGATGCCGGCGTTGCCTTCATGGCAGTCTTTTTGTACTTCACGGTGGGGTTGGAGAACAAAAATGTGTCATGGTGGGGGACTACTGACTATGAACATTGCAATCTTGCGACTTGTCCCACCGCTAAGGGCATATCAATTGATGGTTGTCCGATATTTTAG
- the LOC116022937 gene encoding oligopeptide transporter 4-like, protein MRTVEMEAPKIHDGEINDDEVSPIEQVRLTVPNTDDPTLPVWTFRMWVLGVLSCVLLSFLNQFFSYRKEPLTITQITVQVATLPIGRFMAATLPATKFRVPGFGSREFSLNPGPFNMKEHVLISIFGNAGYAFGDGTAYGVGIVTIIIAFYQRKISLFTGWLLVLTTQILGYGWAGLLRKYVVEPAEMWWPSTLVQISLFRTLHENESEDDKRYMSRAKFFVIVLACSFCWYLFPGYLFQTLQSISWVCWAFPKSVTAQQIGSGMNGLGIGAFTLDWATIASFLSSPLITPFFAIANIFVGYVSVMYVVIPICYWGFNVFDAKNFPMYSSRLFTAQGQEYNISAIVNDQFELDKAQYAKQGRVHLSIMFSVLSYGLGFAKIASTISHVALFHGRGIYDQYRSTSKEKMDIHTRLMRKYKDIPSWWFYTLLLVTSIVSLALCIFMKNEIQMPYWGLLLACAIAFTFTLPISIITATTNSTPGLNIITEYIMGVIYPGRPIANVCFKTYGYISMSQAISFLSDFKLGHYMKIPPRSMFLVQFFGTLIAATTNTIVAWWLLHSVDHICHQDKFSNSPWTCPGHRVFFDASVIWGLVGPKRIFGSLGNYSSLNWFFLGGILGPFFVWLLQKAFPSQSWITLINLPVLLGATSGIPPASALNYNSWIMVGTIFNFFVFRYRKKWWQRYNYILSAALDAGVAFMAVFLYFTVGLENKNVSWWGTIDYEHCDLASCPTAKGISVDGCPIF, encoded by the exons ATGAGGACAGTGGAAATGGAGGCTCCGAAAATCCATGACGGAGAGATAAACGACGACGAGGTTTCTCCGATCGAGCAAGTCCGGCTAACCGTACCCAACACCGACGACCCGACCCTGCCCGTATGGACCTTCAGAATGTGGGTCCTGGGAGTGCTCTCCTGCGTGCTCCTCTCATTCCTCAACCAATTCTTCTCTTACAGGAAAGAGCCACTGACCATCACCCAGATCACCGTACAGGTGGCCACGCTCCCCATCGGACGGTTCATGGCCGCCACGCTTCCCGCCACCAAGTTCCGGGTTCCCGGGTTCGGGTCCCGCGAATTCTCGCTTAACCCGGGCCCGTTTAACATGAAGGAGCACGTGCTTATCAGCATTTTTGGGAACGCCGGGTATGCGTTTGGAGATGGAACCGCTTATGGCGTTGGGATCGTGACCATTATAATCGCATTTTATCAGAGGAAAATCTCTTTGTTTACTGGTTGGCTCCTTGTTCTTACCACTCAG ATACTTGGATATGGTTGGGCTGGACTTCTAAGAAAATACGTAGTTGAGCCGGCTGAGATGTGGTGGCCAAGCACTCTCGTCCAAATCTCACTATTCCG GACTCTCCATGAAAATGAAAGCGAAGACGACAAGCGGTACATGTCCCGAGCGAAATTCTTCGTGATCGTACTAGCTTGTAGCTTTTGCTGGTACTTGTTCCCTGGTTACCTCTTCCAGACTCTTCAGAGCATTTCCTGGGTGTGCTGGGCGTTTCCTAAATCCGTGACGGCACAGCAGATTGGTTCCGGCATGAATGGCCTTGGAATCGGAGCTTTCACGCTAGACTGGGCCACAATTGCCTCGTTTCTCTCCAGCCCTCTCATAACTCCATTCTTCGCCATCGCAAACATCTTTGTCGGCTACGTGAGTGTAATGTATGTGGTGATACCTATATGTTACTGGGGATTCAATGTCTTCGATGCCAAAAACTTTCCTATGTATTCGTCACGCCTGTTCACTGCACAGGGGCAAGAGTATAACATATCCGCCATTGTCAATGATCAATTTGAGCTGGATAAAGCTCAATATGCCAAGCAAGGGAGAGTCCACTTGAGCATAATGTTTAGTGTTCTAAGTTATGGGCTTGGATTCGCCAAAATTGCATCTACAATTTCCCATGTTGCTTTATTCCATGGAAG AGGGATTTATGATCAATATCGATCTACTTCAAAGGAAAAGATGGATATACATACAAGATTGATGAGGAAGTACAAAGATATACCTTCCTGGTGGTTTTACACTCTTCTTTTAGTGACAAGTATTGTGTCACTGGCACTATGCATCTTCATGAAAAATGAGATCCAGATGCCATACTGGGGACTGTTGCTTGCATGTGCCATTGCTTTCACCTTTACCCTGCCCATCAGTATCATCACAGCCACCACAAACAGT ACGCCAGGACTAAATATCATAACGGAATACATTATGGGTGTAATCTATCCTGGGAGACCTATAGCCAATGTTTGCTTCAAGACGTATGGTTACATAAGCATGTCTCAAGCTATTTCTTTCCTTAGCGATTTCAAGCTGGGTCATTACATGAAGATTCCTCCAAGGTCTATGTTCTTGGTTCAG TTCTTTGGAACCCTCATTGCTGCAACAACCAATACAATCGTTGCTTGGTGGCTCTTACATTCTGTAGATCACATATGTCATCAGGATAAATTTTCAAACAGTCCTTGGACCTGTCCGGGCCACCGTGTCTTCTTTGATGCCTCTGTTATCTGGGGACTGGTTGGTCCGAAGAGGATTTTTGGCTCTCTTGGAAATTACTCTTCGCTCAACTGGTTCTTTCTTGGAGGAATATTGGGTCCGTTTTTTGTATGGCTCCTTCAGAAGGCGTTCCCCTCACAAAGTTGGATTACCCTCATCAACCTCCCTGTTCTTCTTGGCGCAACTTCTGGAATCCCGCCGGCATCTGCCTTGAACTACAATTCTTGGATTATGGTCGGAACGATCTTCAACTTCTTTGTTTTTAGGTACCGGAAGAAATGGTGGCAGAGGTATAATTATATCCTCTCGGCGGCGTTGGACGCCGGTGTTGCATTCATGGCAGTCTTTTTGTACTTTACTGTGGGGTTGGAGAACAAAAATGTGTCATGGTGGGGGACAATAGACTATGAACATTGTGATCTTGCGAGTTGTCCCACCGCTAAGGGTATATCCGTTGATGGTTGTCCAATAttctag